One genomic window of Pseudomonadales bacterium includes the following:
- the pglZ gene encoding BREX-1 system phosphatase PglZ type A has translation MNLNQLREGLEQAFYKENHRLVFWYDPERSFVDELPSLSLVDVQILNMANESALGTKLKLELEDKAGKYLLYFPFAEPDVERDWLLDIKLYSRCFYADRFSIIFNELGLHQQSLREHLAKRDKFLASKARLTALQRYAQPDFDESDLDMAMIASVVKAESCDLPHVILALAEETVADDLGLEANPASLNELEKYDLIPALVAALQSEIGYPATVEELKGEAQFKLGHFFIRLLVTGFCESVGDVPGWAQELVMSSASSRATARALLSRWRDSSRYYKAFDAVSGWVAIALRIKDKMGIFDTDQLSDVVTFEAVEQKVIVDLAVAIPHAPKGELERFRAMIASRLDGYWASKHKDDTTRRKYRTVYTALQAAIDLFSLRIQHDSGFHFESSEALYKAYERDLYRFDMAYRHYCEASQRAHVEILKKLDDEVENCYAYWYIDNLAKNWGDRIEAEQRLSQWRFSGIPNQQDFFQGLVKPLFSKATKRRVVVIISDAFRYEAAVELRDRINNKRYSEATLSSQLGVVPSYTTLGMASLLPHKTLEYRETASDDVFVDGQSSKGTAARTKILAAHGGLAVTAETVKAWSRDEGREALKDQELVYVYHNVVDARGDSSSTESETFMAVEHAIEELTELSRKILMHFNTSTVLITADHGFLFQQSKLEAADRSSLAEKPTNALKNKKRYVVGFGLPETKEAWNGSTKSTAGTASDTDFWVPKGANRFHFVGGSRFVHGGVMPQEIVVPVLTVKQLRGEKAEKRTKRKVGVISTKSTLKMVNNIQKFDLMQTEVVSDLVTPVTVSVAIYDGDSKISSEETVTFDCATDSVAERVKQVRLSLSGTDFDRKKDYFLVLKDKDLNTEMERYKVTIDLAFTDDFF, from the coding sequence ATGAATCTGAACCAGCTTCGAGAGGGCCTTGAGCAGGCCTTCTACAAAGAGAACCATCGTCTGGTGTTCTGGTATGACCCGGAGCGGTCGTTTGTGGATGAGCTACCGTCTCTGTCTCTCGTGGACGTACAGATCCTCAACATGGCCAATGAATCAGCATTGGGTACCAAGCTCAAATTGGAGTTGGAAGATAAAGCCGGTAAGTATCTCCTGTACTTCCCATTTGCCGAACCAGATGTAGAAAGAGACTGGTTGCTCGACATCAAGTTGTACTCCAGATGCTTCTACGCCGATCGCTTCTCAATCATCTTTAATGAACTTGGACTGCACCAGCAAAGCTTGCGAGAGCACCTTGCCAAGCGAGATAAATTCCTTGCCAGCAAAGCAAGGCTGACAGCACTGCAACGCTATGCTCAGCCGGACTTTGATGAGTCTGACCTGGACATGGCTATGATTGCTTCTGTCGTTAAGGCGGAAAGCTGTGATCTCCCGCATGTGATCCTGGCGCTTGCTGAAGAAACAGTTGCGGATGACCTTGGACTGGAGGCCAATCCAGCTTCTCTCAACGAACTTGAAAAGTACGACTTAATCCCGGCATTGGTAGCTGCACTTCAGTCCGAAATTGGTTACCCGGCTACGGTAGAGGAGTTGAAGGGAGAAGCACAGTTCAAGCTGGGGCATTTCTTCATCCGGCTGCTGGTTACCGGCTTCTGCGAAAGCGTCGGTGATGTACCCGGCTGGGCTCAAGAATTGGTAATGTCTTCGGCCAGCTCCCGTGCGACGGCCAGAGCATTGCTTTCACGCTGGCGAGACAGCTCACGGTATTACAAGGCATTCGATGCCGTGTCCGGATGGGTGGCGATCGCGCTGCGCATCAAAGACAAGATGGGTATATTCGATACCGACCAACTCAGCGATGTCGTCACCTTTGAGGCCGTGGAGCAGAAGGTTATTGTCGATCTGGCCGTGGCAATTCCTCATGCTCCCAAGGGGGAGTTGGAGCGTTTCCGCGCAATGATAGCGTCGCGCCTGGACGGCTACTGGGCTTCCAAGCATAAAGACGACACGACGCGCCGGAAGTACCGCACCGTTTATACCGCATTGCAGGCTGCTATCGACCTCTTCAGCTTGCGTATTCAGCATGATAGCGGATTCCACTTTGAGTCGAGTGAGGCTCTATACAAGGCGTACGAGCGAGACCTATACCGCTTCGATATGGCCTACCGTCATTACTGTGAAGCGTCCCAGCGTGCGCATGTTGAGATCCTGAAGAAGCTCGATGACGAAGTGGAGAATTGCTACGCCTACTGGTACATCGACAACCTGGCGAAGAACTGGGGTGACCGCATCGAGGCGGAGCAACGTCTATCTCAGTGGCGCTTTTCTGGAATACCCAATCAGCAGGACTTCTTTCAGGGGCTGGTGAAACCGTTGTTTTCCAAGGCTACAAAGCGCCGGGTTGTGGTCATTATCAGTGATGCCTTCCGCTATGAGGCGGCAGTTGAGCTTCGCGATCGAATCAACAACAAGCGCTACTCTGAAGCTACCCTGTCTTCCCAACTGGGCGTTGTCCCAAGTTATACGACACTGGGGATGGCCTCCCTCTTGCCGCATAAAACGCTGGAGTACCGTGAAACAGCGTCAGATGACGTATTTGTGGATGGACAATCCAGTAAGGGCACAGCGGCAAGAACCAAGATACTCGCAGCGCATGGCGGTCTGGCCGTCACAGCGGAAACCGTCAAGGCCTGGTCGCGTGATGAAGGGCGGGAAGCCCTCAAAGATCAGGAGCTGGTCTATGTCTACCACAATGTAGTGGATGCGCGAGGCGATAGCTCATCAACGGAATCAGAAACCTTCATGGCCGTTGAACACGCCATCGAGGAGTTGACCGAGTTGAGCCGCAAGATCCTGATGCACTTCAATACATCGACGGTGCTCATCACGGCAGATCATGGGTTCTTGTTCCAGCAAAGCAAGCTGGAGGCTGCCGATCGCTCGTCTCTGGCTGAAAAGCCAACCAATGCCCTGAAGAACAAAAAGCGCTATGTGGTGGGCTTTGGTCTGCCAGAAACCAAAGAAGCCTGGAATGGTTCTACCAAGTCAACAGCCGGAACAGCTTCAGATACGGATTTCTGGGTGCCGAAGGGTGCGAACCGATTCCATTTCGTGGGCGGTTCACGTTTTGTCCACGGTGGGGTTATGCCGCAAGAGATTGTCGTGCCGGTATTGACCGTCAAACAGCTTCGTGGCGAAAAAGCTGAGAAGCGTACCAAGCGAAAGGTAGGGGTCATTTCCACCAAGTCCACCCTGAAGATGGTGAACAACATCCAGAAGTTCGACCTGATGCAGACCGAAGTGGTCAGTGATTTGGTTACGCCGGTCACGGTGTCAGTGGCCATCTATGACGGTGATAGCAAGATCTCCAGCGAAGAGACGGTGACCTTTGACTGCGCAACCGATTCAGTCGCAGAGCGGGTCAAGCAAGTACGACTCTCACTGTCTGGGACGGACTTCGATCGGAAGAAGGATTACTTCCTGGTGCTCAAGGACAAGGACCTGAATACCGAGATGGAACGCTATAAGGTCACCATCGACTTGGCGTTTACCGATGACTTCTTTTAA
- a CDS encoding DUF262 domain-containing protein, producing MKLNSLSDIFERRLLRIPDYQRGYAWKEHQVEDFWEDILQLENDRIHYTGVITLEPVKANLYQKWEKDLWLIEGVGFRPFYVVDGQQRLTTSMILLQAILESVPKDAELNYQSINSIRKQFIFFEADNKLQQSFIFGYEKDNPSDEYMKTKVFGEYSGSNQFVETLYTRNLSFAKNYFKDRLKDMSVDEIALIYKKLTQKLKFNLYEIDEEIDVFVTFETMNNRGKPLTSLELLKNRLIYISTLFKDNDGREQLRININDAWKTMYEYLGKNPDVPLSDNLFLRNHWTMYFKYTRKKGDDYIKFLLDDKFSARNVTHPKSPDDALKIEEISDYVRSLQQSIVYWFYMHNPYYAQSNELTDSQKVWLDRLERLSFRSFKPLILSAFVSKQDPEQITELLKTAERYNFTLFNLSQRRANTGDTEFFSMSRDLLTGEKTIVEVLETINRWINKYYDPEKFLAHIEEKYELDRDGFYHWDGVRYFLFEHEQWLREKGRQATSKLSWDVLKSNKKDHVTLEHIFPQTPDDAYWNERFGHLAELERRYLTHSLGNLLPLSRSKNSALQNDGFPKKVNNGGGVGYYNGSVSENEVAQCQEWTPTQILKRGLDLLSFMEQRWSIVLGDYDFKGQLLHLADIDFSPSGDLS from the coding sequence ATGAAATTAAATAGCCTGAGCGATATTTTTGAGCGCCGTCTACTCCGCATCCCAGATTATCAGAGGGGGTATGCCTGGAAGGAGCACCAAGTTGAAGACTTCTGGGAAGATATTCTTCAGCTTGAAAATGATCGAATTCATTACACAGGAGTTATCACCCTTGAGCCTGTTAAAGCAAACCTATATCAGAAATGGGAGAAGGATCTTTGGTTAATAGAAGGTGTTGGATTCAGGCCGTTTTATGTGGTTGACGGGCAGCAGAGACTAACTACGTCGATGATCCTACTGCAAGCCATCTTGGAATCTGTCCCAAAAGATGCCGAGCTGAACTATCAGTCGATTAACTCTATCCGAAAGCAGTTTATATTTTTTGAGGCTGACAACAAGCTCCAGCAGAGTTTTATATTTGGGTACGAAAAAGATAACCCAAGTGATGAGTATATGAAGACCAAGGTATTTGGTGAGTATTCTGGCTCAAATCAGTTTGTGGAGACGTTGTATACGAGAAACCTAAGCTTTGCAAAGAATTACTTTAAGGACCGCCTGAAAGATATGTCAGTTGATGAAATAGCGCTGATATATAAAAAGCTTACCCAGAAGCTGAAGTTCAACTTGTATGAAATTGATGAAGAAATTGATGTCTTTGTCACTTTTGAAACGATGAATAATCGTGGTAAGCCTCTTACGAGTTTAGAGCTACTTAAAAACAGATTGATTTACATTTCGACTTTGTTCAAAGATAACGATGGGCGAGAACAGCTTAGAATCAACATAAACGATGCATGGAAGACCATGTATGAATATTTGGGGAAAAACCCGGATGTTCCACTAAGTGATAATCTTTTCCTTCGTAATCATTGGACGATGTATTTTAAGTACACGCGAAAAAAAGGTGATGATTACATAAAATTCCTGCTTGATGATAAATTCAGTGCAAGAAATGTTACACATCCAAAATCGCCTGATGATGCACTCAAGATAGAAGAAATATCTGATTATGTACGCAGTCTACAGCAATCGATCGTTTACTGGTTCTACATGCATAATCCATATTATGCCCAGTCTAATGAGCTTACCGATTCTCAAAAGGTTTGGCTTGATAGATTGGAGCGTCTCAGTTTTAGATCGTTCAAACCATTGATTCTTTCGGCTTTTGTTTCAAAGCAAGACCCTGAGCAAATAACAGAGTTATTAAAGACTGCGGAAAGGTACAACTTTACCCTATTCAATTTAAGCCAGAGAAGAGCAAACACTGGTGATACTGAGTTTTTCAGTATGTCTCGTGATCTGTTGACGGGTGAAAAGACCATCGTTGAAGTTTTGGAGACCATTAATCGCTGGATCAATAAATACTATGATCCAGAAAAGTTTCTGGCACACATTGAAGAAAAGTACGAGCTTGATAGGGATGGATTTTATCACTGGGATGGCGTTAGATATTTCTTGTTTGAACACGAACAGTGGCTTAGAGAGAAGGGTAGGCAGGCTACCAGCAAACTCTCTTGGGACGTTTTGAAATCGAACAAAAAGGATCATGTGACTCTCGAACACATTTTTCCGCAGACACCAGATGACGCCTATTGGAATGAGCGCTTTGGTCACTTGGCTGAATTGGAGCGGCGCTACCTAACTCATTCCTTGGGAAATTTGCTTCCACTATCGCGTTCAAAGAACTCAGCCCTGCAAAATGACGGCTTTCCCAAGAAGGTTAACAACGGAGGCGGTGTTGGCTATTACAACGGTTCAGTGTCAGAAAACGAAGTAGCTCAGTGCCAGGAGTGGACCCCGACCCAAATCCTCAAGAGAGGGTTGGATTTGCTGAGCTTTATGGAACAGCGTTGGAGTATTGTATTAGGAGATTATGATTTTAAAGGGCAGTTACTCCATCTTGCAGACATCGACTTTTCTCCTTCGGGAGATCTGTCATGA
- the brxL gene encoding protease Lon-related BREX system protein BrxL → MESANDKELDQLLNEHFAGRVVRKDLTKLIKEGANVPVYVLEYLLGMYCASDDPDIIVQGLNNVKTVLAENYVRPDEAEKVKSLVKERGTFKVIDRVTVKLNERKDKYEASFSNLGIKDAEISSGIVKEYEKLLVGGIWVIATLSYYHEEGQTGSPFGVTLLKPIQMPNMNMDELFQGRAALTTDQWRECLIRSVGMEPAALGVDVQWHILARMIPFVENNYNVCELGPRGTGKSHIYKECSPNSILVSGGQTTVANLFYNMSSRRIGLVGLWDLVAFDEVAGISFKDKDGVQIMKDYMASGSFARGREQMEASASMVFVGNINQSVESLVKTSHLLAPFPDAMIDSAFFDRFHAYIPGWEIPKMRPEYFTNRYGLIVDYLAEFYREMRKRSFADAIEKYFKLGNNLNQRDVIAVRKTVSGLLKLLFPHGQFEKEDVRQCLEYALQVRRRVKEQLKKIGGMEFYDVHFSYIDNDSLEEHFVSVKEQGGGGLIPEGPGKPGFLHTIGLSNKGMPGLYRLELQVTKGSGKLATSGLWNSSAAKEQVKIAFDYFKANASRISGGSKVGEHDFHLHAVELQNTGPFSHLALSSLVAFASGLLGKPLQNQMVVLGDMSLGGSVTPVESLAECLQVAFDAGAKKVALPMSSAADIPTIPAELFTKFQTCFYADPVDAVFKALGVD, encoded by the coding sequence ATGGAATCCGCTAACGATAAAGAATTAGATCAACTGCTGAATGAGCACTTTGCGGGTCGTGTGGTTCGCAAGGATCTCACCAAGCTCATTAAGGAAGGGGCGAATGTCCCTGTCTATGTGCTCGAATACCTGCTTGGCATGTACTGCGCGTCTGATGATCCAGACATCATCGTTCAAGGGCTGAACAACGTCAAAACCGTGCTGGCTGAGAATTACGTTCGCCCTGATGAAGCCGAAAAGGTCAAGTCACTGGTGAAGGAGCGCGGCACCTTTAAGGTCATCGACCGGGTAACCGTGAAACTGAATGAGCGCAAGGATAAGTATGAGGCCTCCTTCAGCAATCTGGGTATCAAGGACGCTGAAATTTCCTCTGGTATCGTCAAAGAGTACGAGAAGCTGCTGGTGGGTGGTATCTGGGTCATTGCCACTTTGAGTTATTACCACGAGGAAGGGCAGACCGGTTCGCCTTTCGGAGTAACGCTGCTCAAGCCAATCCAGATGCCGAACATGAATATGGACGAGCTCTTCCAAGGGAGAGCTGCATTAACTACAGATCAGTGGCGCGAGTGTTTGATACGGTCAGTTGGTATGGAGCCTGCGGCATTGGGTGTCGATGTGCAGTGGCACATTCTGGCCCGGATGATTCCATTCGTTGAGAACAACTACAACGTCTGTGAGTTGGGTCCACGCGGGACAGGTAAAAGCCATATTTACAAGGAATGCTCCCCTAACAGCATTTTGGTATCTGGCGGCCAAACTACCGTGGCCAACCTGTTTTACAACATGAGTTCACGCCGAATTGGTTTGGTCGGGCTTTGGGACTTGGTTGCCTTCGATGAGGTGGCAGGGATCTCCTTCAAGGATAAAGATGGTGTCCAGATCATGAAGGACTATATGGCCTCTGGTTCCTTTGCCCGTGGCCGTGAACAGATGGAAGCTTCCGCCTCTATGGTGTTTGTTGGCAATATCAACCAGAGCGTTGAGTCCTTGGTGAAAACCAGTCATCTGCTTGCACCATTCCCGGATGCCATGATCGACTCCGCTTTCTTTGACCGTTTCCATGCCTACATCCCAGGCTGGGAAATCCCCAAGATGCGGCCTGAGTATTTCACCAACCGTTACGGCTTGATTGTTGATTACCTGGCAGAGTTCTATCGGGAGATGCGCAAGCGCAGCTTCGCAGATGCTATCGAGAAATACTTCAAGCTGGGGAACAACCTGAACCAGCGTGATGTGATCGCGGTACGCAAGACAGTTTCTGGCCTACTGAAATTGCTATTCCCGCATGGACAGTTCGAGAAAGAGGATGTTCGCCAGTGCCTGGAGTATGCCCTTCAGGTTCGACGCCGGGTGAAGGAACAACTCAAAAAGATTGGTGGTATGGAGTTCTACGATGTCCACTTCAGTTACATCGACAATGACTCGCTGGAAGAGCATTTCGTATCAGTCAAAGAGCAGGGTGGTGGCGGCCTGATTCCCGAAGGCCCTGGTAAGCCCGGATTCCTTCACACCATTGGTCTCAGTAACAAAGGGATGCCTGGTCTATACCGGCTTGAACTTCAGGTTACCAAGGGCTCCGGCAAGCTGGCCACTTCCGGGCTATGGAACTCCAGTGCAGCCAAAGAGCAGGTGAAGATTGCCTTTGATTATTTCAAGGCGAACGCATCCAGGATCAGCGGCGGCAGCAAAGTGGGTGAACATGACTTCCATTTGCACGCAGTCGAGCTTCAGAACACTGGGCCATTCAGCCACTTGGCCCTCTCCAGCCTCGTTGCCTTTGCGTCAGGCCTCCTTGGTAAGCCTCTTCAGAACCAGATGGTGGTGCTGGGAGATATGAGTCTGGGCGGTTCCGTTACGCCGGTAGAAAGCCTCGCTGAGTGCCTGCAAGTCGCTTTTGATGCAGGGGCCAAGAAAGTTGCCTTGCCGATGAGCAGTGCAGCAGACATCCCAACGATTCCGGCTGAACTGTTTACCAAGTTTCAGACCTGCTTCTATGCCGATCCGGTTGATGCGGTGTTTAAGGCTCTTGGGGTGGACTAG
- the pglX gene encoding BREX-1 system adenine-specific DNA-methyltransferase PglX — protein sequence MNTSNVKKYAPKARKAFIEAMSKQAAKYGITKKKIEPAEQKGDLVLIGDRPFPALVIKPRERLVKRIEQQGFDQVMEHVAYSWFNRLCAIRYMERKGFLDHGRRVLSSAEGSAADGSAGVPQILEECLDVELPGLDQAKVRELKLDGTKDEELYRELLLAQCHALHQAMPFLFEAVADESELLLPENLTKTDSLIRDLVASVPDEDWEYIEIIGWLYQFYISEKKDQVIGKVVKNEDIPAATQLFTPNWIVQYMVQNTVGRQWLQTYPDSPLKEKMPYYIEPAKQTSEVQARLSEITPSQITPESTKVLDSGCGSGHILIEAYKVLKAIYEERGYRTRDIPQLILENNLFGLDIDDRAGQLAGFALMMLAREDDRRIFSRNIRLNVLSLQESANVNLPSLWKSLNLTGEWQSGTSQGLFEEEQHDLSSFAADSRYQLLQRTLERFKQAKTFGSLIDVPHDDCEELKKLFVTLRELDNSGDSMQKSAASQLLPYVHQAVLLAQKYEAVVANPPYMGSKYQSPDVKKELKARFSGYEKDLFSAFIIRNLHLAKDHGQLGFMTPFVWMFISSYEQLRSKLIDDEVISTLIQLEYSGFDGATVPICTFTITKGHVPGYTGSYIRLSDFRGAANQGPKTLEAIANPECGWFYEAKPDDFKKIPGSPIAYWLSKSVVNVFGDSNSLGNVLPVRGGMTTADNERFVRLWHEISIISLSNKDWVPYNKGGEYRKWYGNQNWVVFWKDNGAAIKSTGRASVRSEELYFKEMIGWTDVTSFSQLGVRYYPAGFAFDASGPALFPKSDREALVILGYLASKVTSVITSALNPTLHVQAGNIASLPAIVAIDEDRVYENCNELVEIARNDWDSFETSWDFKKLPVLACLKGSSFSIFDSYEKARVNWLRLAERMKFLEERNNELFIEYFNLSNELNPEVRMSEITLGRNIYYQYGDNAKSEIIDSVAKSDFIEELLSYSIGCMIGRYSLDCNGLVYAHSGNEGFSDLVAEGAYRTFPADDDGIIPLTDQEWFPDDATNRFREFVKVVWGEEHLHENLDFVAESLCLHAIKPKKSESTMDTIRRYLSTQFYKDHLKTYKKRPIYWLFSSGKQKAFECLVYLHRYNEGTLARMRTEYVIPLTAKMAAYAQKLENDKEASGSAAEVKRLEKEIAQLHKQQAELSEFDEKLRHYADQRISLDLDDGVKVNYGKFGDLLAEVKAITGEAPEVLS from the coding sequence ATGAACACCAGTAACGTAAAAAAATACGCACCCAAAGCCCGGAAAGCCTTTATTGAGGCCATGAGTAAACAGGCTGCGAAGTATGGGATCACGAAAAAGAAAATCGAGCCAGCGGAGCAGAAGGGCGACCTGGTTCTAATTGGTGATAGACCGTTTCCGGCTTTGGTTATCAAACCTCGTGAACGCTTGGTAAAGCGCATCGAGCAGCAAGGCTTCGACCAGGTAATGGAGCATGTGGCCTATAGCTGGTTCAACCGGCTGTGCGCTATTCGCTACATGGAACGCAAAGGGTTTCTTGACCATGGGCGTCGCGTTCTTAGTAGTGCAGAGGGGAGCGCGGCTGACGGCAGTGCCGGTGTGCCCCAAATACTGGAAGAATGTCTGGATGTCGAGTTGCCCGGCCTGGACCAGGCCAAGGTTAGAGAACTGAAGCTTGATGGCACCAAAGACGAAGAGCTTTACCGTGAGCTGTTACTGGCCCAGTGCCATGCCTTGCACCAAGCAATGCCATTTCTGTTTGAGGCGGTAGCAGATGAATCCGAGCTGCTGTTGCCAGAAAATCTGACCAAGACCGACTCACTGATTCGTGACCTTGTTGCCAGTGTTCCTGATGAAGACTGGGAGTACATTGAGATTATTGGCTGGCTTTACCAGTTCTATATTTCCGAGAAAAAAGATCAGGTTATTGGCAAGGTAGTTAAGAACGAAGATATTCCAGCCGCGACACAGCTTTTTACGCCTAACTGGATCGTTCAGTACATGGTTCAAAACACTGTGGGTCGCCAGTGGCTTCAGACGTATCCCGATTCTCCGCTCAAGGAGAAGATGCCATACTACATTGAACCTGCCAAGCAAACCTCGGAAGTTCAAGCTCGCCTTTCTGAAATTACTCCTTCTCAGATTACACCAGAGTCAACGAAAGTACTTGATAGCGGGTGTGGGTCCGGTCATATTTTGATTGAGGCCTACAAGGTGTTAAAGGCTATTTATGAAGAGCGAGGCTACCGAACTCGCGATATTCCTCAACTCATTCTTGAAAACAATCTTTTTGGTCTGGATATTGATGATCGAGCCGGACAATTGGCTGGATTCGCGTTGATGATGCTGGCGAGAGAAGACGATCGTCGAATTTTCAGTCGTAACATCCGTTTGAACGTACTGTCGTTACAGGAAAGTGCCAATGTAAATCTGCCTTCTCTCTGGAAATCACTGAACTTGACCGGAGAATGGCAGAGCGGAACTTCGCAAGGGCTCTTTGAAGAGGAGCAGCATGACCTTAGTTCTTTTGCAGCAGACAGCCGCTACCAGTTGCTTCAGAGAACCTTAGAGAGATTTAAACAAGCCAAGACGTTTGGCTCCTTGATTGACGTTCCCCATGATGATTGCGAGGAGTTGAAGAAGCTTTTTGTCACTCTACGCGAATTGGATAACTCAGGCGACTCGATGCAAAAGTCGGCAGCGAGCCAATTGCTTCCATATGTCCATCAGGCAGTATTGTTAGCGCAAAAATACGAAGCAGTTGTGGCAAATCCTCCCTATATGGGCAGCAAGTACCAATCTCCAGACGTGAAGAAGGAATTAAAAGCTAGGTTCTCTGGTTACGAAAAGGATTTATTTTCAGCCTTTATCATAAGAAATCTGCACCTAGCTAAGGATCATGGGCAGCTTGGCTTCATGACGCCATTTGTTTGGATGTTTATTTCAAGCTACGAACAGTTACGAAGCAAATTGATTGATGATGAGGTTATCTCGACGCTAATACAGCTTGAATATTCGGGGTTTGATGGGGCGACGGTTCCTATTTGTACGTTTACCATAACAAAAGGACATGTGCCTGGCTATACAGGTTCTTATATCCGTCTTTCAGATTTTCGTGGCGCAGCGAATCAGGGGCCAAAAACTCTGGAGGCAATAGCTAATCCTGAATGTGGCTGGTTTTATGAGGCTAAGCCAGATGATTTCAAAAAGATTCCAGGGAGTCCGATTGCGTATTGGCTTAGTAAGTCTGTGGTCAACGTTTTTGGAGATTCAAATTCATTGGGGAATGTTCTGCCTGTTCGAGGGGGCATGACAACTGCCGATAACGAAAGATTTGTCAGGTTGTGGCACGAGATTTCCATTATCTCGTTATCTAACAAAGATTGGGTGCCTTATAACAAGGGCGGGGAGTACAGAAAATGGTATGGCAACCAGAACTGGGTAGTCTTTTGGAAAGATAATGGCGCGGCTATAAAATCAACGGGGCGAGCATCTGTTAGATCTGAAGAGCTTTATTTCAAAGAGATGATCGGTTGGACTGACGTTACCAGTTTTTCACAACTTGGTGTGCGGTACTATCCAGCAGGGTTTGCCTTTGATGCAAGTGGTCCGGCTCTATTTCCAAAATCAGATCGTGAAGCCCTAGTTATACTCGGTTATCTTGCATCTAAAGTTACTTCGGTGATCACAAGTGCACTAAATCCTACCTTGCATGTTCAAGCTGGAAATATTGCCTCTTTACCAGCGATTGTTGCTATTGATGAGGATAGGGTTTACGAGAATTGCAATGAGCTTGTTGAAATAGCGAGAAATGACTGGGATTCTTTCGAAACATCGTGGGATTTTAAAAAGTTACCTGTGCTCGCTTGTTTGAAAGGTTCTTCATTCTCGATATTTGATTCATATGAAAAGGCGAGAGTTAATTGGTTACGCCTTGCTGAAAGAATGAAATTCTTGGAAGAGAGGAATAACGAATTATTTATAGAATATTTCAATCTTTCTAATGAGCTAAATCCTGAAGTCCGTATGTCGGAAATCACTTTGGGAAGAAACATCTATTACCAGTATGGCGATAATGCCAAATCTGAGATTATAGATAGTGTTGCTAAATCGGATTTTATTGAAGAGCTATTATCTTACTCGATTGGATGCATGATTGGCCGTTATTCGCTGGATTGTAATGGTCTTGTTTATGCCCATTCAGGCAACGAAGGCTTTTCTGATCTGGTAGCTGAAGGTGCTTATAGAACCTTCCCTGCCGACGATGATGGAATCATCCCTCTAACTGACCAGGAATGGTTCCCCGATGATGCAACCAATCGCTTCCGAGAGTTTGTCAAAGTCGTTTGGGGAGAAGAGCACCTTCATGAAAATCTCGACTTTGTAGCAGAGTCCCTCTGTCTGCACGCGATCAAACCGAAGAAATCCGAATCGACGATGGATACGATTCGCCGGTACCTGTCTACCCAGTTCTATAAAGACCATCTAAAGACCTACAAAAAACGGCCAATTTACTGGCTGTTTAGCTCTGGCAAGCAAAAGGCTTTCGAATGCCTGGTTTATCTGCACCGGTATAACGAAGGTACGCTGGCGCGTATGCGTACTGAGTACGTCATTCCCCTGACAGCGAAGATGGCTGCCTATGCTCAAAAGCTGGAAAACGATAAAGAGGCCAGCGGTTCGGCAGCAGAGGTGAAGAGGCTTGAAAAAGAAATTGCCCAACTGCACAAGCAGCAGGCTGAGTTGAGCGAGTTCGACGAAAAGTTACGCCACTACGCTGACCAGAGAATAAGCCTGGATCTGGATGATGGTGTAAAGGTCAACTACGGCAAGTTCGGTGACCTTCTAGCAGAAGTGAAGGCCATTACCGGCGAGGCTCCGGAGGTTCTGTCATGA